A genomic stretch from bacterium includes:
- a CDS encoding tetratricopeptide repeat protein codes for MQVERFPLSVRLLNAPVAYLEYVRRTVWPAKLGVMYPHPGGAVPLRDVLLGLAILVLGALLALLMRRRRPAVAVGWLWFCGALVPVIGLVQVGEQSFADRYTYLPIVGIFMGIAWGVPQSRAADRRRMAVAVGLAGVVAALAAASARQVESWANNRSLYRQALAAAPENWMMHANLAAELLAAGELAEALAHQREVVRLRPDLPEGRHNLGLALERLGLDEDAAREYRECLRLNPHHPRASRSLGRVLLRLKRPAEALPHLLRAATDQPDNGEVRLSLGDAYVQLGDLAAAEAALREAVRIDPKNNWARMYWENVRARVPRQP; via the coding sequence ATGCAGGTCGAACGGTTTCCCTTGTCCGTACGGCTGCTGAACGCGCCGGTGGCGTACCTGGAGTATGTGCGCCGGACGGTGTGGCCCGCGAAACTCGGTGTCATGTATCCCCACCCGGGCGGCGCGGTGCCCCTGCGGGACGTCCTGCTGGGCCTGGCGATCCTGGTTCTCGGCGCCCTGCTCGCCCTGCTGATGCGACGCCGGCGACCGGCGGTTGCAGTCGGCTGGCTCTGGTTCTGCGGCGCGCTTGTCCCGGTAATCGGCCTCGTCCAAGTGGGGGAGCAGTCCTTCGCGGACCGTTACACATACCTCCCGATCGTTGGCATCTTCATGGGGATCGCGTGGGGCGTGCCTCAATCGCGGGCCGCCGACCGGCGGCGTATGGCCGTAGCGGTAGGTCTCGCCGGGGTGGTTGCGGCCCTCGCCGCGGCAAGTGCGCGGCAGGTGGAGTCCTGGGCGAACAACCGGAGCCTCTATCGACAGGCGCTCGCCGCCGCGCCGGAGAACTGGATGATGCACGCAAACCTCGCCGCGGAACTGCTCGCCGCCGGCGAACTCGCGGAGGCCCTTGCGCACCAGCGCGAAGTGGTGCGGCTGAGGCCTGACCTTCCGGAAGGGCGTCACAATCTCGGTCTGGCGTTGGAGAGGCTTGGGCTCGACGAGGATGCTGCGCGCGAGTACCGCGAGTGTCTGCGACTGAACCCTCATCACCCCAGGGCCAGCCGCAGCTTGGGCAGGGTTCTTCTCAGACTCAAGCGCCCCGCGGAGGCGCTCCCGCATCTGCTGCGCGCCGCCACGGACCAACCCGACAACGGCGAGGTCCGCTTGAGCCTGGGCGATGCCTACGTCCAGCTGGGTGACCTTGCCGCCGCGGAAGCCGCGCTGCGCGAGGCGGTGCGAATCGATCCCAAGAACAACTGGGCCAGGATGTATTGGGAGAACGTGCGCGCCCGGGTGCCGCGGCAGCCATAG
- a CDS encoding tetratricopeptide repeat protein, with protein sequence MSADHAALAATRGRRRLIAAVLVAVTLALYAQVAGHDFITLDDGAYITLNPNVSTGLTLENVRWALTAEHSGNWHPLTWISHMLDVQLFGLDAGRHHFVSALLHAVDAALLFAATSAMTGAVWPSALVAALFAWHPLHVESVAWAAERKDVLSTLFWMLALLAYVRYARRPSPRRYAGVVAALALGLASKPMLVTLPFVLLLLDYWPLARLRAGWRLPLLDKLPLLALAAASSALTVHAQRESNAVLELVYSPLRDRAANALLSATLYLRDTFWPARLTLFYPHPHGSWEAWKIGVGAALLAAVTLAALALARRAPALFTGWFWYAGTLVPVIGLVQVGDQARADRYTYVPLVGIFIVLAAGLRVPAARARRAVAAAVAVALIALAAACWRQIGYWQSGLTVYQHGIDTVPDNWLAYLNISRELSNAGRQKERSEAMSKAFALNPQLKADTYCNAAGILIAQGDLARGIEQLRSALRVAPGHREAMRRLRELLRQRPEAYLLVGPEAAGGNRDAPAARYVSAGNELGRLQLFEESVAAFKAAIRLRPDLAEAYAGLGTSLGNLRRFPEAEAAYREALRLKPGLPEAQGNLATLLKAMGR encoded by the coding sequence GTGAGCGCGGATCACGCTGCGCTCGCGGCGACGCGCGGGCGCCGGCGGTTGATCGCCGCCGTCCTCGTCGCCGTGACGCTCGCCCTCTATGCGCAGGTCGCCGGACACGACTTCATCACGCTCGACGACGGCGCCTACATCACGCTGAACCCCAACGTCAGCACGGGGCTCACCCTGGAGAACGTCCGCTGGGCGCTCACCGCCGAGCACAGCGGCAACTGGCACCCGCTGACCTGGATCTCCCACATGCTGGATGTCCAGCTCTTCGGCCTCGACGCCGGGCGCCATCACTTCGTCAGCGCCCTCCTCCACGCCGTCGACGCCGCGCTGCTGTTCGCGGCGACGAGCGCCATGACCGGCGCCGTCTGGCCGAGCGCGCTGGTCGCGGCGCTCTTCGCGTGGCACCCGCTGCACGTCGAGTCGGTCGCGTGGGCGGCGGAGCGCAAGGACGTGCTCTCGACGCTCTTCTGGATGCTCGCGCTGCTCGCCTACGTGCGCTACGCGCGGCGGCCGTCGCCGCGGCGCTACGCCGGCGTCGTCGCGGCCCTGGCGCTCGGCCTGGCGTCCAAGCCGATGCTCGTCACGCTGCCGTTCGTCCTGCTGCTCCTCGACTACTGGCCGCTCGCGCGGCTGCGCGCGGGCTGGCGGCTGCCGCTGCTCGACAAGCTGCCGCTGCTGGCGCTGGCCGCGGCCTCGAGCGCGCTCACGGTCCACGCGCAACGCGAGAGCAACGCCGTCCTCGAGCTGGTGTACTCGCCCCTGCGCGACCGGGCGGCAAACGCGCTGCTTTCCGCGACCCTCTACCTGCGGGACACGTTCTGGCCGGCGCGCCTGACGCTCTTCTACCCGCACCCGCACGGAAGCTGGGAGGCGTGGAAGATCGGGGTCGGCGCCGCGCTGCTGGCGGCGGTCACGCTCGCGGCGCTGGCGCTGGCGCGGCGGGCGCCCGCGCTCTTCACCGGCTGGTTCTGGTACGCCGGCACGCTCGTCCCGGTCATCGGCCTGGTGCAGGTCGGCGACCAGGCTCGGGCCGACCGCTACACCTACGTGCCGCTCGTCGGCATCTTCATCGTCCTCGCGGCCGGCCTGCGGGTGCCGGCGGCGCGGGCGCGCCGCGCGGTTGCCGCCGCGGTGGCCGTCGCGCTCATCGCGCTGGCCGCCGCGTGCTGGCGCCAGATCGGCTACTGGCAGAGCGGCCTGACGGTCTACCAGCACGGCATCGACACGGTGCCCGACAACTGGCTGGCCTACCTCAACATCTCGCGGGAGCTCTCGAATGCCGGCCGCCAGAAGGAGCGCAGCGAGGCCATGTCCAAGGCCTTCGCGCTGAACCCGCAGCTGAAGGCGGACACCTACTGCAACGCCGCCGGCATCCTCATCGCCCAAGGCGACCTGGCACGGGGCATCGAGCAGCTCCGGTCGGCGCTGCGCGTGGCGCCCGGGCACCGCGAGGCGATGCGGCGGCTGCGCGAGCTGCTGCGGCAGCGTCCGGAGGCGTACCTGCTGGTGGGGCCGGAGGCGGCCGGCGGCAACCGCGACGCGCCTGCCGCCCGCTACGTCAGCGCCGGCAATGAGCTGGGCCGCCTCCAGCTCTTCGAGGAATCCGTCGCCGCGTTCAAGGCAGCCATCCGCCTGCGGCCCGACCTGGCCGAGGCCTACGCCGGGCTGGGGACCTCGCTCGGAAATCTCAGGAGATTCCCGGAGGCCGAGGCCGCCTACCGCGAGGCGCTGCGTTTGAAGCCGGGGCTCCCCGAGGCGCAGGGCAACCTGGCGACGCTGCTGAAGGCGATGGGGCGCTGA
- a CDS encoding tetratricopeptide repeat protein, with protein MTTRENRPLAAGVAVALFLLAAAVFWPARRNGYYQIDDGLYVLVNDRVREGLRWRGVAWAFTSVGYASNWHPLTWLSHMADVDLHGLDPAGHHQTSVLLHAAVSALLFLALRALTGATWPAAAVGALHAVHPLRVESVAWISERKDLLAGLFWMAGLLAWARYVRRPAPWRYVAVAACHALGLLSKPTMVTFPLALLLLDWWPLGRLHGRDGALRRALAEKAPLLALSLAGGLMTLWAQGTAVVPLADMSLAGRAATGLRALAHYVRTAAWPSGLAAYYPLDAGAGIAAPLAVLATAAAATALAWIARRRAPWLAMGWAWFLVTLLPMAGLVQAGWQAAADRYMYIPLAGPFVAAAWSLAAVPAGRARACAALALVPVAASLVPMTRAQIGYWRDSEVLLRRTLEVTRRNWFAHLQLGRLLAGRQRLDEAEIQLREALAIYPDAPEGHRALGLLRLQQGRADEAVASLRRAVDGRPGAAGMWHDLATALAATGRHAEAAAAFRRAVELEPETAAFWWGLQGELALAGREPEARQVIAAALRRFPGLARLHADAGVLAARAGDLEEARREFEGALELDPGDENTRRNLARLLANPRLREKHGEEP; from the coding sequence GTGACCACGCGCGAAAATCGGCCGCTGGCCGCCGGCGTCGCCGTGGCGCTGTTCCTGCTCGCGGCGGCGGTATTCTGGCCGGCGCGGCGCAACGGCTACTACCAGATCGACGACGGGCTCTACGTCCTGGTCAACGACCGGGTGCGGGAGGGTCTGCGCTGGCGCGGCGTCGCCTGGGCGTTCACCAGCGTCGGCTACGCGTCGAACTGGCACCCGCTCACGTGGCTGTCGCACATGGCCGACGTCGACCTCCACGGCCTCGACCCGGCCGGGCACCACCAGACGAGCGTGCTGCTGCACGCAGCCGTCTCGGCGTTGCTCTTCCTCGCGCTGCGCGCGCTCACCGGCGCGACCTGGCCGGCCGCCGCCGTCGGCGCGCTGCACGCCGTGCACCCGCTGCGGGTCGAGTCGGTCGCCTGGATCTCCGAGCGCAAGGACCTCCTCGCCGGCCTCTTCTGGATGGCCGGCCTGCTGGCCTGGGCGCGCTACGTCCGCCGGCCGGCCCCGTGGCGCTACGTCGCGGTCGCCGCCTGCCACGCGTTGGGCCTGCTGTCCAAGCCGACGATGGTGACGTTCCCGCTCGCGCTGCTTCTCCTCGACTGGTGGCCGCTCGGGCGCCTCCACGGGAGGGACGGGGCGCTCCGGCGCGCGCTGGCCGAAAAGGCCCCCTTGCTCGCCCTCTCGCTCGCGGGCGGCCTGATGACCCTGTGGGCTCAAGGGACCGCGGTCGTCCCGCTCGCGGACATGTCCCTCGCCGGGCGCGCCGCAACGGGCCTGCGGGCACTTGCCCACTACGTGCGGACGGCCGCCTGGCCGTCCGGCCTCGCCGCCTACTACCCCCTGGACGCCGGCGCCGGCATCGCGGCGCCCCTCGCCGTCCTGGCGACGGCCGCGGCGGCGACGGCGCTCGCGTGGATCGCACGCCGGCGGGCCCCGTGGCTCGCGATGGGTTGGGCGTGGTTTCTCGTGACGCTGCTGCCGATGGCGGGCCTCGTCCAGGCAGGCTGGCAGGCTGCGGCCGACCGCTACATGTACATCCCGCTGGCCGGGCCGTTCGTCGCCGCGGCCTGGTCGCTCGCCGCCGTGCCCGCCGGCCGCGCACGGGCGTGCGCCGCGCTGGCGCTGGTTCCCGTCGCGGCGTCGCTGGTGCCGATGACCCGCGCGCAGATCGGCTACTGGCGCGACAGCGAGGTGTTGCTGCGACGGACCCTCGAGGTGACCCGGCGCAACTGGTTCGCGCACCTGCAGCTCGGCAGGCTGCTGGCCGGCAGGCAGCGGCTGGACGAGGCGGAGATACAGCTGCGCGAGGCGCTGGCGATCTACCCCGACGCCCCCGAGGGACACCGCGCCCTCGGGCTGCTGCGCCTGCAGCAGGGCCGCGCCGACGAGGCGGTTGCGAGCCTGCGCCGGGCGGTGGACGGCAGACCGGGGGCTGCGGGGATGTGGCACGACCTGGCCACCGCCCTCGCCGCGACGGGCCGCCACGCGGAGGCGGCCGCGGCGTTCCGTCGCGCGGTGGAACTGGAACCGGAGACGGCCGCGTTCTGGTGGGGACTGCAGGGCGAGCTCGCCCTCGCGGGCCGGGAGCCCGAGGCCCGCCAGGTCATCGCAGCGGCGCTCCGGCGCTTCCCCGGGCTGGCCCGGCTGCACGCCGACGCGGGCGTGCTCGCCGCGAGGGCCGGCGACCTGGAGGAGGCCCGGCGCGAATTCGAGGGCGCGCTCGAGCTGGACCCGGGCGACGAGAACACCAGGCGCAATCTGGCGCGCCTGCTGGCGAACCCGCGCTTGCGCGAGAAGCACGGCGAGGAACCGTGA
- a CDS encoding response regulator: MVRLGAVKGTVVATLFIAALSLALAVVTMAVLHRLSWMGVFISGTLPLLLVPTHWYPFMRISEQLHRAEGRLRVSEERYRSILERMSEAYVEIDQRGRLTFFNDSLCRMTGYRRGELEGRRIAEVLAPADVRRLIRSAARLKDPARLGAVYDLPVAARGGSSRHLVVSYSLLRDGQGAWRGYHAVLFDATERIAAESEKRALERRLLRAQRMESLGVLAGGVAHDLNNILSGLVGYPDLLLLEYGRDEFLRSSLRAIKDSAEKASAVVQDLLTLSRRGVVVSDVVNLNEVVAAYLRSPEYAHLAASHPDVRVVSSLDPALPNIEGSGIHLFKTVMNLVINSFEAIVPPGTIRLTTANRRLDRPVKGYDHALPGEYVTLTVEDSGVGISPEDAERIFEPFYTRKVLGRSGSGLGLAVVWGTVKDHRGCIFVDSEPGRGTAITLYLPASDRKLPESSVVPALEKHLGRGECVLVVDDLREQRALLAQILTRLGYRPQTAASGEEAVALLRRGEAVDLVVLDMILEGGMDGLDTYRALRELRPGLKVVITSGYAETERVREAQRLGAGAYVKKPYRLEHLARVLDEALHA; encoded by the coding sequence ATGGTCCGGCTGGGCGCCGTCAAGGGCACGGTGGTTGCCACCCTGTTCATCGCGGCGCTCTCGCTGGCGTTGGCCGTGGTCACGATGGCTGTCCTGCACCGCCTCTCCTGGATGGGCGTCTTCATCTCGGGGACCCTGCCGCTGCTGCTGGTGCCGACGCACTGGTATCCGTTCATGCGGATCTCCGAGCAGCTGCACCGCGCCGAGGGCCGGCTGCGCGTCAGCGAGGAGCGCTACCGCTCCATCCTCGAGCGGATGAGCGAGGCCTACGTCGAGATCGACCAGCGCGGCCGCCTGACGTTCTTCAACGACTCGCTCTGCCGCATGACCGGCTACCGCCGCGGCGAGCTGGAGGGCCGGAGGATCGCCGAGGTGCTCGCCCCCGCCGACGTGCGCCGCCTGATCCGCAGCGCCGCGCGCCTGAAGGACCCGGCGCGGCTCGGCGCCGTCTATGACCTGCCGGTCGCCGCGCGGGGCGGCTCGTCCCGCCACCTCGTCGTCTCCTACTCGCTGCTGCGGGACGGGCAGGGCGCGTGGCGCGGCTACCACGCGGTGCTCTTCGACGCCACGGAGCGGATCGCCGCCGAGAGCGAGAAACGGGCGCTCGAGCGGCGCCTGCTGCGCGCGCAACGGATGGAGTCCCTCGGCGTCCTCGCCGGCGGCGTCGCGCACGACCTGAACAACATCCTCTCCGGCCTCGTCGGCTACCCGGACCTGCTCCTGCTGGAGTACGGGCGCGACGAGTTCCTGCGCTCCTCGCTGCGCGCGATCAAGGACTCAGCCGAGAAGGCGTCCGCGGTCGTGCAGGACCTGCTGACGCTCTCGCGCCGGGGGGTGGTCGTCAGCGACGTCGTGAACCTCAACGAGGTCGTTGCCGCCTACCTGCGCAGCCCGGAATACGCGCACCTCGCCGCGTCGCACCCCGACGTCCGGGTCGTCTCCAGCCTCGACCCGGCCCTGCCCAACATCGAGGGCTCGGGCATTCACCTCTTCAAGACCGTGATGAATCTCGTCATCAATTCCTTCGAGGCGATCGTCCCGCCCGGCACCATACGCCTGACCACCGCGAACCGCCGCCTGGACCGTCCCGTCAAGGGCTACGACCACGCCCTGCCGGGGGAGTACGTGACGCTCACGGTGGAGGACAGCGGCGTCGGGATCTCGCCGGAGGACGCCGAGCGGATCTTCGAGCCGTTCTACACCCGGAAGGTCCTCGGGCGCAGCGGATCGGGACTGGGCCTGGCCGTCGTCTGGGGGACGGTGAAGGATCACCGGGGCTGCATCTTCGTCGACAGCGAGCCGGGGCGCGGTACCGCCATCACGCTGTACCTGCCGGCGAGCGACCGGAAGCTGCCGGAGAGCTCCGTCGTGCCCGCGCTGGAGAAGCACCTCGGCCGCGGCGAGTGCGTGCTGGTCGTGGACGACCTGCGGGAGCAGCGGGCCCTGCTCGCGCAGATCCTCACGCGGCTCGGCTACCGCCCGCAGACGGCGGCCAGCGGCGAGGAGGCGGTGGCCTTGCTCCGGCGAGGGGAAGCGGTCGATCTGGTCGTGCTCGACATGATCCTCGAGGGCGGCATGGACGGACTCGACACGTACCGGGCGCTGCGCGAGCTGCGTCCCGGGCTGAAGGTGGTGATCACGAGCGGCTATGCCGAGACCGAGCGCGTCCGCGAGGCGCAGCGGCTGGGGGCGGGCGCCTACGTGAAGAAGCCGTACCGCCTCGAGCACCTGGCCCGGGTGCTCGACGAGGCGCTGCACGCCTGA
- the tig gene encoding trigger factor, whose translation MEELKVTVEEPGAVRRAITVEVAAADVIAGFAAMLREYRRKAVQPGFRKGKVPADIIRRLYWGDITSDVARALIGESYPAALDKVGLDPVAEPEFEILTLEEDQPFTYKATVEVKPRFEPAGYTGIEVPGESVEVADEEVGRLIEEIRQSHATVKKIEEARGLRDGDVAVISFEGTAGGAAIPGGSGKDFPVTLGGGSFPPGFEDNLIGATAGETREFTIKLPEQFSDPALAGKEALFTVTVSEVRERILPALDDEFAKDVGEYQGLEDLRAKVRENIRRTKEVAARGRVRDAVGRRLAELHPIEVPPTMLERRRESLIAEAERYLVMRGMPWAEVQKTRAQIREDAGPAAERRVRISLVLEAIAAREGITVGEEELAAEIGKIAAANKLEPAEVRRRLVENGSLAGLAASLLEDKALEWVAERAKMV comes from the coding sequence GTGGAGGAACTGAAGGTCACCGTCGAGGAACCGGGCGCCGTCAGGCGCGCGATCACGGTCGAGGTCGCCGCCGCCGATGTCATCGCCGGCTTCGCCGCGATGCTCAGGGAGTACCGGCGCAAGGCCGTCCAGCCCGGCTTCCGCAAGGGCAAGGTTCCGGCCGACATCATCCGCCGCCTCTACTGGGGGGACATCACCTCGGACGTCGCCCGCGCCCTGATCGGGGAGAGCTACCCGGCCGCGCTCGACAAGGTCGGACTCGACCCCGTGGCGGAGCCCGAGTTCGAGATCCTCACGCTCGAGGAGGACCAGCCCTTCACGTACAAGGCCACGGTCGAGGTCAAGCCGCGCTTCGAGCCCGCCGGCTACACCGGCATCGAGGTGCCCGGCGAGTCGGTCGAGGTCGCGGACGAGGAGGTCGGCCGCCTCATCGAGGAGATCCGGCAGAGCCACGCCACCGTGAAGAAGATCGAGGAGGCGCGCGGGCTGCGCGACGGGGACGTCGCGGTGATCAGCTTCGAGGGGACGGCGGGGGGCGCCGCGATCCCCGGCGGCTCCGGGAAGGATTTCCCCGTCACGCTCGGCGGCGGCTCGTTCCCGCCGGGCTTCGAGGACAACCTCATCGGCGCGACGGCGGGCGAGACGCGCGAGTTCACGATCAAGCTGCCGGAGCAGTTCTCCGATCCGGCGCTCGCGGGCAAGGAGGCGCTGTTCACCGTGACCGTCTCCGAGGTGCGCGAGCGGATCCTGCCGGCGCTCGACGACGAGTTCGCGAAGGACGTCGGCGAGTACCAGGGGCTGGAGGACCTGCGGGCGAAGGTGCGCGAGAACATCCGGCGCACCAAGGAGGTCGCGGCGCGCGGCCGGGTGCGCGACGCGGTCGGGCGCCGGCTCGCGGAGCTGCACCCGATCGAGGTGCCGCCCACCATGCTCGAGCGCCGGCGCGAGTCGCTCATCGCCGAGGCCGAGCGCTACCTGGTGATGCGCGGGATGCCGTGGGCCGAGGTGCAGAAGACGCGGGCGCAGATCCGCGAGGACGCCGGGCCGGCCGCCGAGCGGCGGGTGCGCATCTCGCTCGTGCTCGAGGCGATCGCGGCGCGCGAGGGGATCACGGTGGGCGAGGAGGAGCTGGCGGCGGAGATCGGCAAGATCGCCGCGGCCAACAAGCTGGAGCCGGCGGAGGTGCGCCGGCGCCTCGTGGAGAACGGGTCGCTCGCGGGGCTCGCCGCCTCCCTGCTCGAGGACAAGGCCCTCGAGTGGGTGGCCGAGCGCGCGAAGATGGTGTAG
- the clpP gene encoding ATP-dependent Clp endopeptidase proteolytic subunit ClpP, which yields MSLVPIVVERSNRGERAYDIFSRLLKDRIIFLGDPIEDHIANLVIAQLLFLAAEDPEKDVNLYVNSPGGVVTAGLAIYDTMQYLKCPVSTICIGQASSMGALLLAAGTKGKRFALPHARIMIHQPLGGVQGQATDIDIQAREILRMRETINEILVRHTGQSMETIRRDTDRDFFMSPEQAREYGIIDEVIVRRPGA from the coding sequence ATGAGTCTCGTGCCGATCGTCGTCGAGCGCAGCAACCGCGGGGAGCGGGCCTACGACATCTTCTCGCGCCTGCTCAAGGACCGGATCATCTTCCTCGGGGACCCCATCGAGGATCACATCGCCAACCTCGTGATCGCGCAGCTGCTCTTCCTCGCGGCCGAGGACCCCGAGAAGGACGTCAACCTCTACGTCAACTCGCCGGGCGGCGTCGTCACCGCCGGGCTGGCGATCTACGACACGATGCAGTACCTCAAGTGCCCGGTCTCCACGATCTGCATCGGGCAGGCCTCGAGCATGGGCGCGCTGCTGCTGGCCGCCGGCACGAAGGGCAAGCGCTTCGCGCTGCCGCACGCGCGGATCATGATCCACCAGCCGCTCGGCGGCGTGCAGGGGCAGGCGACGGACATCGACATCCAGGCGCGCGAGATCCTGCGGATGCGCGAGACGATCAACGAGATCCTCGTGCGCCACACCGGGCAGTCCATGGAGACGATCCGGCGCGACACGGACCGGGACTTCTTCATGTCGCCGGAGCAGGCGCGCGAGTACGGCATCATCGACGAGGTCATCGTCCGGCGGCCGGGGGCGTAA